In the Myxocyprinus asiaticus isolate MX2 ecotype Aquarium Trade chromosome 31, UBuf_Myxa_2, whole genome shotgun sequence genome, TGAatgaaacacatacctataaGCACCGTTGTGATTAGTCAAATCTCTGAAGCGGGCTCTCGTGGCAAGGGAGGAAATAGAGATGAAACTGAAATGGAATCTGATTGGTGGGTTTGTGCATCAGTCAGTCAGGCGGAGTCAATCATTAGTAGACGTCCCTGTCAGTCACGGAGGATTGAAGGGTTGAAGGAACATCGTTAACGGACGAGCACAGCTCGATCTCGCAGAACGATAGCTCCCACAATCCCCCTCTGCATAACAGCCGTGTATAAAAATCATCTGGATAAAGACTCTTTGCTCATATTCCTATACCTGCATATTTACAAAACCACTACAAATCTGCGTGACAGGAAAACGATCACAGACAGAGTGCGCTGTAGTGACGCCCCGGTAAACATGTTACGTATATATAAGTGCTAAGAAACCTCTTGTACCTCAACAGAAATAAGAACGCAACGATATTATAATAGATAAATATACAGGAATAAGGGACTCGTGAAATGAACGCGTACAGGTCAAACAGTCGTGCATTCCACCTGCCATTTATTCACGTGAGAACGCAGAAAAGCAACAAGAAATCCATCTTGGGAGGTGAGAGTtcatgcagacagacagcagatGGACACAGGAAGCGGATGTAATGGTCAGCATCATTTAGATGAACAGCTACCGATGAAATGatcatctctcaacagcccaaagcCCTTTGAAACAGCACCATTCCATATCAGCGCTCCAGCCAAACAAACAACGTTTGCTTCCGTCTTCCACTACTGCTGCTCTCCCTTCTGTTATATAATAGTTTTCTGTGTTCCGTTTATAATAAACTTAGTTAAGTACAATAAAGTAGAAAAATATTAGAGAACATATACACAGTTAGTTTTGTGTGATTTGTAGTGACTcgttttgtttgagtgtgtgtgtgtgtgtgtgtgtgtgttgggctaCTGGAGCACCGGCCAACCGACACGGTGATGAAGTGGTGaagagtttgtttgttttcatattgTCGATGTTCTGTCCATTCCATCTGCGAACAGAGAGAAAGAATTAGATAAACTGTCATTAGTGATTCTCAGTTGTAACGGTGTAAAATTACAAATGAAACTGTGCTGTGATTGGGTGTTGCAGTGTTCAGCTGCGCTGTGATTGGGTGTTGCAGTGTACAGCTGCGCTGTGATTGGGTGTTGCAGTGTACAGCTGCGCTGCGATTGGGTGTTGCAGTGCTCAGCTGCGCTGCGATTGGGTGTTGCCGTGCTCAGCTGCGCTGCGATTGGGTGTTGCCGTGCACAGCTGCGCTGCGATTGGGTGTTGCAGTGCACAGCTGCGCTGCGATTGGGTGTTGCAGTGCACAGCTGCGCTGCGATTGGGTGTTGCAGTGCTCAGCTGCGCTGCGATTGGGTGTTGCAGTGCTCAGCTGCGCTGTGATTGGGTGTTGCAGTGCACAGCTGCGCTGTGATTGGGTGTTGCAGTGTACAGCTGCGCTGTGATTGGGTGTTGCAGCGCACAGCTGCGCTGTGATTGGGTGTTGCAGCGTACAGCTGTGCTGTGATTGGGTGTTGCAGTGCTCAGCTGCGCTGTGATTGGGTGTTGCAGTGCACAGCTGCGCTGTGATTGGGTGTTGCAGTGTACAGCTGCGCTGTGATTGGGTGTTGCAGCGCACAGCTGCGCTGTGATTGGGTGTTGCAGCGTACAGCTGTGCTGTGATTGGGTGTTGCAGTGCTCAGCTGCGCTGTGATTGGGTGTTGCAGTGCTCAGCTGCGCTGTGATTGGGTGTTGCAGTGCTCAGCTGCGCTGTGATTGGGTGTTGCAGTGCTCAGCTGCGCTGTGATTGGGTGTTGCAGTGTACAGCTGCGCTGTGATTGGGTGTTGCAGTGTACAGCTGCGCTGTGATTGGGTGTTGCAGTGTATTGCTGCGCTGTGATTGGGTGTTGCAGTGTACAGCTGCGCTGTGATTGGGTGTTGCAGTGTACAGCTGCGCTGTGATTGGGTGTTGCAGTGTATTGCTGTGCTGTGATTGGTTGTACCCCCTAAGGCATGCTCTGTCATGCTGAGGCACAGTGACTCCAGCGTGGGGTTGATCTCCAGATCCGTCCCTGGAACTTGGCATTCTgggaacaaaaacaaaagtatagACATCAGTAAAAGTGGCTCTGAATATAAATTACACTGGAGAAatatagtttaaaacaaacaaagaaatggtATTTCAGTCCAATGGATAAAGGTGAGataataaggttgtccaaggtgagaaaaatgagaaatcttttacaaATCTAGTCTCGCTCATACAtttctcatacatttttgaaaaacatttatagcatttactacaaaacattttatgacttttatgatcgatttaatgactttaaaaatgtcatgtggtgttaccatcaagtaaaaggtattaaaacatGAGTGAATAAACACAACTAActcatttcaaaaaagttttcaaaatgtattttttaaaggtaaactatttttatttttttaaatatcatacattttatagtgacaaatatcaagaagttttcttagggttactccatttgacctgaacaaaatgtgcctttttataaaaatgtaaaaatacctgATATTGTTGTCACACGACatcctacatgttggttacaccacttgactttGATTTGGAGGACAAAATCCACCAATGCTGATTCAGTAACAGCAATCATTCAATGAAGATTTGGTCTGACTAATTCAAACCGGAAACTCGTGTGATTCTGAGTCTTTTAAACTATTcattaaaagaaccggttcaaagaGTCATTTGCttgtgaatcagactacattggtcatGCTTCACTTTAGCGTGACAGTTCAAAAGAATGACCTCTTTTCTAgcccgttttcttttttttaatctcaaaGTCTGTTTAGATTACAAGAtcaaataagctgatttttggagctatcaGCAtaatggtgtgcatgtaaacaggctcactATTCCAAAGAATAGGCAGCAAAATGATTCTGCATTATTCTTATTTAACTCATTCAATTATTGATACAAAATAGAATCATATAATCCAAAATTCACtatttcacccaatatttgtgtatcttctgtgtgtttgtgcaaaCTGTATtggaatagagctgttcagccgtgacgtcaatttgtcatcatgggttccctcaggatttatAAAGGGGTTTTGAACTTGTGTAAAACAAGGTCTgtagtaaacattacttgacgatacatggAAACCCATAagataaaaacccataggaaaatcctacAAGAACCCATGATgcattagacttccgggttttaggactacaagctgaacagctctattgagcATTAGTGCTAGTCAAAAGTGCTATTGGTGTGGTGTGTATGAATCAGTATTAAAAGAGTTGCTGCCCATGAAAGGGGTGTTTCTAGTTTCAAATCAATAATCAATTTTCTGCACCGCTAAATATTTGAGTATTGCACCATTAAACTAATGTAGAATGTAatcctacgtataaactaaatatttacagcagcctccgaccaggtgtaacggttggaataaaatcaatgagctcatgttttgcgtgacagactTCAAACcttttcgacatatatgatgatgttgacatttacactcatttatatTTAAGAGAGAGAACATTATGTACTTCTTAGtgtctcttcagcatgaaaccgatctaacagtgCACTCtgcggtgtcaagtttcaacacattcaaaatatatacaggatattaaaatgaataaatgtccatttttccagcctgttttattagtatttattgccctttattaattttagatacagttcctgaataatattatttacataggctaaatatacttTCATATCATTTatgaaatctacttttattacatatcatatttaaatGGGGATaacatttattacagctgacagttatgtgaaaaaacaaggtttgaacatcaatgCACTGCATTTAAACACTTTGGTGTTCAAAttaaaggctgcttattggatcactTTAGTTAAATGTCATATTTTGCAACTCTGCATTACTTTGCTGAGAGCTTTAACGTACTAGTTAAGTCATgcctttgggggcctgggtagctcagcgagtattgacactgactatcacccctggagttcgtgagttcacgagtttgaatccagggtgtgctgtgtgactccagtcaggtctcctaagcaaccaaattggcccggttgctagggagggtagagtcacatggggtaacctcctcgtggtcgctataatgtggttctcgctctcggtggggcatgtggcgagttgtgcgtggatgccgcggagaatagcgtgaagcctccacacgcgctacgtctccgcggtaacacactcaacaagccacgtggtctttgacggtctcagacgtggaggcaactgagattcgtcctccgccacccggattgaggcgagtcactacgccaccacagggactttgagcgcattgggaattgggcattccaaattggggagaaaatggggagAATATCAACAACGACAAaaaagtcttgccttaagaactggaggtgcaaccaaattaagcactgacttacttacaaactaactagtagttactaagcccttagtgtgaactttacattccactttaagtgagaccttacgcacagctggtgcaaccctaccctgctGTTGTGACTGTGTGTAAGTACCTTGTTGTTGGAACAGGAGCATGGTTTGTGGAGATGTGTGCACAGGAAGTGAGTGAGTCCTCTGAACAGAACTTCTGCTCTGACTCGGCATGCTGTTACTGCCTCCTGGATTCCCAAACCACAggttctgaaacacacacacacacacacgtctgtaaCTGATCGATCcgattgaaccttgaggcagaaaTCTCTCCAAACTTTTACTCTAGTCTTCCTCCAATACATCAATTTGGCACCAGTGAAAGACCAATGCTATCGGATGATATTTGGTCATTTTCAGACCGTGAGCATGTCAATAATCATGTCCACTTTGGCTGATTAGTTTTAATAATGTGGGTTCGTGtagcaacaccaagatcatgggttcgattccccgGGAACACacaaagtgataaaacatatatCTTGAATGCGctgtaagtcactttagataaaaatgtctgccaaatgcataactgtaaatgtaaaaaatatatatatatttttatttgcagtGAATTCTGAATATGGCAAATGTGGCTCTAATCTGTCTGGTGTTTTCATGTCATGTCTACAATACTCATGTACATGCTCTTGATGctattattgtcatttttatgaGCAAATTCCTTACAAACTCCATACTATCCAACTAGGTTGGCATGGCAGTACTGAATCTTGAATCtactgtgtaaaataagtgttcataTAACTGCACTTTTGTGTACTTCTCATTTGCGCTCAttaagcttatatatatatatatatatcaccatcTTGATCTCTAGATATTGGTGTTggccattaataaaaaaaacactgattaGTCTTGCACTGATTATGACTACTGATTCAGATGTGTTCACAGTgaatagaggtctgcaacccgatgCGAGCCCGATGGAAACTGAGAAACCACCAGGTTCAGGTAATTTTTTCAAGTTAGACTTCGGGTTCAGGTTTCTAAAAGTAACTGGTTTCATGTACACATTCTCTTTCACACACGAaaggatgagttaggggccgttcacaacaAATGTACTATTATGGAGAAGAgattataaagagagtgagcgaTTTCAGGTTCAGActtaaaatctgacagtaccGTTCGGGTCGGGTTGGTTAAGGCTTTTGCAGACCTCTACAGTGAACAATGCAGTACTGTGTGTTATTATGACCTGTCGGCCCTGTGCAGTGACGGCCGCGGGGTTCGCTAGCACGTGTCGCGGTGACACTCCGGTCAGACCAGCAGCAGTCATCAGCCCCAAGCGGCCGGGAGGAGGAGCTCCTCGCGGGGGCATCTGGAATGACCTCTGACCCCGGCGACCCAAACCTGCACTCACAGATCCAGCTGTGGGCAGAGAGTTGGAGCCGTATGCCGGCCACCTGCAAACACACATgagaatttattcatttaatgaaTTTCAGacacattaaccctttaagctcagatgggccagTGAGAAAAAACATTtgcgtcaaaatattaataactacagtctgtTCATGTTTGAAAGCTTCGAagttctactttccaatgcatgtagacattatgaccaaaactgaacgagtgctttgaaatttgcagacaaatcagaagtgttcagttttcataatttatttaaaaaagattgCACTGTacgtattattgcaatcagtagaaacatcaaactgatcaaatagtcatgtgtcatatgttgttggaaagctctcaaagagtaaaatacaaccagcccatttgttttactcacagacaaaaatatagtgagtaatagctaagaatatgtctttgacaattatgttggtgttgtttatatgccacgttttcacttataacttcatgaaaaacaaactgaacataaaatatcacatatcattacttagaggaggtgattatctttcaaacgagtccacacacaagataatctgatgtatagatcattagataatccacatgaagcacaatgttacatatgaccaccaggagatggcgccaaatacatgacacagactcaatgatgactcaaatgacacagaatgaaactcattctgtgaaatctcatgactaaaatcatgtctgcatgctatgcaaacctttagtcattgttgtgtttgcatgtgtaattagttcttatgtacaattattatgttttatttgtttggagacattttttggacactgataaattatttttgtaatactatAACTTTGTATTGCTTTGTCGTACCAACACAAcaattttctcagatacagttgacataattggggaaaaaagcagtttttctgagcttATTTACCTCCAGAGACATATAATGTCAATTTTGAAAaataagaaatagaaaaaaagttaatatttggCGAATGTTTTTGTGATTTCTgagcagtttcttaggctaagagtctcagaatgtatcaaatatgtaaaatttgaaaagttttctttacaatgataccaaacaccttcagagcttaaagggttaaaatgaaTTCGTAactcatttattttctgtaatgCGACACATTTTAGAaagaaacaatattttaacaGAACTTTTTATCCAGCAGGACTTGATAGAACCATGTTAGGCTATGATATTATTTTTCTCCCTGGCCATGTGGCCTTGGTCACATTGTTTTATAGGTGGAGAAagtgatattttgttttttacagtaatatacactgatgaatcgtttataataagaaaaaaagttcattttgacTATATTGACTTCAAGCATAAAAAgattgacagacacacaccctcTCCGGTACACCCCGCTATCCATCATGGTTTTCCGCGGGAAGAGGCGGAGTAACTTCAGCACCTGCTGTTTCCATGACAACAGCCTCTTCTTCTGCGTCTCTGTAAACGCCTGACGAAGACACAGTCACACTTACAAACAGCCTTGAGCATTAAAGAGCAGTTATGCCATGAACTTCGGACATGAAATCcagcataaataaaatatagaacAGTACTAAAACCCTTGAGAAGAGAACGCAGATGAGAATAAATGTGTCTCACCTCATGTGTCAGACATTTCTCTATGAGCTGCAGGTAACAGCTGATATTCTCCTCATCTGGCCTGGACACCAACAACTGTGTACACACTGAAAAACACAGAAAtattaacacacaaacagaaatatgcacaaaataaatcaggcttcacgtgtatgtgtgcatgtacctTTCCCCATCACGCGTGTGAATTGTCCAGCGATATCTCCATCAGAGATGGGTGCAGGAGAAGACTCTCCATCACACGGTGGAGGATTGTGGGTCTGGAACCCCTCTGTTTCCTTCTCTTCGCCAGGATTGGCCGCTTTATCCCCAGGTATAACTCCAGGCTCCACCTCTTTCTGGGCAGCAGTGGGCAGGGCATAAGCTTTGATTGGCGTGATGATGATCTGCTGGAGCTCTTGTAAAGCATTCCGAACATTCCCGCCttccagaatatcctgcagttaacGGCACATTCTACGATTAGCAGGATAAACATTTTTAAGATGAAAATCCTGAGATTCTTCATAGTTTAGTCATTCACCTTTTCTAGAGATTTCAGGATGCTCTGGCGTTCTCTGAGTTTCTGTATGCTCAGCGCGATCTTGTGTCGAGCTCCTTTTGTAACGTTCTGAAAGAAACAACGCAATGCAAACAATAAATGCTGAGCTCTGATTGGTGAGTCATTCAATCATGagtagtgttgggtgtaatctgattacaaagtaattcctgtaatctaattacttttaagtagagCAGTCAAAGTTAATGCATTAAAGCATGAGTTTTATTTAACAAGTTAAATACGTTcaattttcttaatcgcgattagcacatttaccgttaataaagcataaaccaaaaTAAACACTGGTCGAAGTAGtgcggaacctttgtgatgtgtccgcccagagtcattacactgacaaacacacacaatagttgtgtcagtgataaaatgatggagaaagaagCTCTTAACACAATTTAATTActacagaagcatgtcaagtcttaactatcaccaaaacgcagaatgagacgtttttgttcgcaagcgcttttcatgtgaagTTCAAAGCGATGCATgacgccctgacgcgaatcatgaccgcagcttcacgattgctgtaacaaattattaattttgtgaaggatgagagtttaagagatttaatgcacactgtaatgaatatgcaacctatgtggagactagttctttcaattagtcaaactcccacttagactttgggaaacgtttgatgtgacttgaattggtgagattttagagcatttctatctttatactgtggaaggctttgtttggaaaatgttaataaagcattatattgctacatattgttttgttttctttcctaagatggaaataaatacattttgactggaaaagaagtatatacaaagtgaaatttcagcactttcaaaatctgtgattaatcgcgtttagtaatgaaaaattatgtaattaaattgttttgactgacagcactactttcAAGTCAAATGTTTCAACACTGCATTATGAattcttgtaatcatattacagttactgactttcaattcagTAAATTACTTGTTACACATTtctgaaaaaatattatttagatagcatacatttaaaacataaattacgtTCATGTCTGTTTGCGTGTGCGCACCCTAACAAGGGAGAAACGTGTGGTGCTTAGTGTGTGACTAGCGTGTGACAATGAACACGGAattacagacattattttgagtTTGTTGAAGGGAAAAACTAACTTTTCTTGTGAAAAGTGTTACTGAAAGTTCCTTACAAGTAATAAGTACTGTGATTAAGTAATCTGGTTACAGAGAAAAAATTTGTAGTtaattttttgagtaatttacccaatacTAATATGAGTGGTAAATGTGGGACAGACCCATTTTGACCAGCATCATCACAAAAAAAGCTATTTCTAATGCAtgcaatattttagagcagaataTAAATAGACAAATGTACATTCACTATATAAATTTCTAAGCTAACAACGTTTTCAGGCCTGATATTTTGAGGTTTTTAAGTGATCACTTTGCAAACAGGATCACTTGTATACCAATGTGACATTTAGACAAAGCCTGAGCTGATTGGCTAGATGATGTTGAGCAGGGCGGAGCTCACATGTGACTCCAGGTGTTGCTCTGTGAGAATCATCATTTCTTCGTAGGTCATCTGAGAAAAGAGTGATGCATATTTATGCAGACGAAGACTCTTGAGCCAGACGGGCACATCTGGAAGAGAaatatcacacacaaacacaccacaggCAACAAACAGGAATGATAAAAACTATAGACACACACACGAGTAATGTGTTTTAAGGAAGCCTTGAACCGCACtgtgaaaaaaacatttcactaggcaattagtgccttcctgagtctgtcctacaaatatttttttttctgtctaaaaaaaaaaaaaaaaaatcctcaaatttatagacagaaaaacaaataaaattagagaaaaataaattatagtttttagagaaaaaaaaaaagtagagcgAAAAAACAATTTTACgcaaaaaaagtttacaaaaaaaatttaggccgaatttttttttttttttgacaaataaatttagagagaaaatatttttttagacagaaatacatttttagatagaaagaaaaaaaaatgtagatagaaagaaaaatattgttagagaaaaacaaaatttagatagaaaaaaaatatttgtaggacataggctcaggaaagtaaacctaaaaaaaaaaaagtttcacacagtgaaaaatattttacagaGTGATTCAGGGCTTCCGTAGTATATGTAACAAGTGTAGCGGGTTTAGTGATTGTTGTCACCTTTCATTCCGCTGCCGTCCTCATGGAAAGTGTTGCGTGTGTTGCTCTGTTCCTCCGTCTGTTCACTCCCCGATGATGCAACGCTGCTCTGGGGTGAAAGAGGGGCATGTTCTGCTCCAGCCACACCCTGACATCCACCCCCTTCATCCTGGTTTAGCCAATCAGAGCAACAGGCTGGCTGATTGACAGGTGTGAGTGACATTGAGGGCTTCATTGGGCTTGGCTGAACCTGACCAGAGAATCCTGCTGAGCAAATATCAAAACTTAATCGCAAGGTACCTTCCAATTTGCTAACATATccaatcaatatatttaaaaaacttttggaAGTTGATACAAGGTGTATTCATTGACAGTTTGTTCTCTCTGTGTTCTTTACCGGTGTTGCTGCTGTTGTTGACAGGTGAGGTCACTCCACCCGTGCCAGGGAAAGGCATGTGTCCGTTCTGTCCAGCCGGCGAGCTGCATGTGGACGGCAGATTTTCCTGCCAGTTGTACGACGGTTCCAGGGACTCAGCAGAACCCGGCCACTCGTCTGAGCCCTGTCGGGCATGATGGTATGGTCCGGGCGGCGGTGGCCGCGAGGACAGATGCTCCTCCAGGTGATTGAGCCACATGGCGAGAGAGTTCCGGTCGTCAAGGGTGGTGGCGGGGTGAATGAGGGCGTAAGACAGCAGCTGTCGGCTCTCCTCCACAAACAGGCTGCTCTCGATGGTGTGACTCAAGACCTTCTGCAGGAGGTTCATGTATTCACACTTGGCTTCGCTGTTCCGTGGCTGAAGCAGAGGGAGATGAGAGAGCAGGAGAGACACAGCTTTCTCTTTTGGCTCCTGCTGCCACTGACTGACGATCGCtacagagagagacaaagaaaaaTCTTAAAAACTTGTGTAAAAGGCTCTCCAGCAATATTCATTATGATCCAGATTTACAAGAAACACTTGTGTTAAACGTTcatccttttaaaggaatagttcacaaagccttatgtcattccaaacctgtatgatagattttcttctgtggaacacaaaagatgacgTTAGGCaggctcttttacatacaatgaaagcatatagtgaccaggagctgtcaagctccaaaaagaaaaagaaaaagaaaaacaccataaaaatctGGTAACCAATCATGACGTTCAAAGATTGAGGGGTACTGACAAATAAAAGTCCAAGGTGTTATAAATAAAGGTTACAAATATTCATAATTACAGTCTtggccaacacaaaataggtatcattttaaagtttagaagctctactttccaatgcatgtagacattatgaccaaaactgaacaagtgctttgaaatttgcagataaatcagaagtgttcagttttgatcatttataaaataaaaaataataataatagaaaaaaaaaattgcactgtacatattattgtaatcagtaaaaacatcaaactcatcaaatggtcatgtgtcatatgttgttggaaaactCTCAAAGAGTACAATATaaacctatttgttttactcacagacaaaaatatggtgagtaatagctaaatgtctttgataattatgttaTATGCCtcttttttgcttataacttcacgaaaaatacaGGGAATATacaatatcacatatcattatttagatgaggtgattatctttcaaacgagtccacacacaagataatcagatgcatagatcattagataatccacatgaagcacaatattacatatgaccaccaggagatggcgccaaatacatgacacagactcaatgatgactcaaatgacacagaatgaaactcattctgtgaaatctcattactaaaatcatgtctgcatgctatgcaaacctttagtcattgttgtgtttgcatgtgtaattagttcttatgtacaattattatgttttatttgtttggagatgtttttggacacttggagacgttttttggacattatgataaataatttttgtaatgttataacttttgattgctttgtcatatcaacaatatttttctcagatacagttgacatgactgggaacaaaacaaaagcagtttttcttagatattttatttacacccagagatatataatgtcaatcagataaataaaaaaaaagtagatttttggctaaactttttgtgatttttcagcagtttcttaggctgagaatctcagaatttatcataatctatatcattaaaacatttgaaaagttttccttaaaatgataccaaacacttgaccctccttgtttttttttgttgttgttttttggtcaAGTTATacgcctttaattttgggtatgccactgaaacaggaaatctttaaaaacaccttcagaaattaaacatttctagcattcctcaaaacaattaatttaattattttacaaatgtCATGTGGtctaaa is a window encoding:
- the LOC127421824 gene encoding protein Smaug homolog 2-like isoform X2 is translated as MMFRDQVGILTDWFKGWNECEQTVALLSLLKRVSRTQARFLHIYLDHWLADCTEIHILEAEANNAAIVSQWQQEPKEKAVSLLLSHLPLLQPRNSEAKCEYMNLLQKVLSHTIESSLFVEESRQLLSYALIHPATTLDDRNSLAMWLNHLEEHLSSRPPPPGPYHHARQGSDEWPGSAESLEPSYNWQENLPSTCSSPAGQNGHMPFPGTGGVTSPVNNSSNTGFSGQVQPSPMKPSMSLTPVNQPACCSDWLNQDEGGGCQGVAGAEHAPLSPQSSVASSGSEQTEEQSNTRNTFHEDGSGMKDVPVWLKSLRLHKYASLFSQMTYEEMMILTEQHLESHNVTKGARHKIALSIQKLRERQSILKSLEKDILEGGNVRNALQELQQIIITPIKAYALPTAAQKEVEPGVIPGDKAANPGEEKETEGFQTHNPPPCDGESSPAPISDGDIAGQFTRVMGKVCTQLLVSRPDEENISCYLQLIEKCLTHEAFTETQKKRLLSWKQQVLKLLRLFPRKTMMDSGVYRRGWPAYGSNSLPTAGSVSAGLGRRGQRSFQMPPRGAPPPGRLGLMTAAGLTGVSPRHVLANPAAVTAQGRQNLWFGNPGGSNSMPSQSRSSVQRTHSLPVHTSPQTMLLFQQQECQVPGTDLEINPTLESLCLSMTEHALGDGMDRTSTI
- the LOC127421824 gene encoding protein Smaug homolog 2-like isoform X1, with protein sequence MMFRDQVGILTDWFKGWNECEQTVALLSLLKRVSRTQARFLHIYLDHWLADCTEIHILEAEANNAAIVSQWQQEPKEKAVSLLLSHLPLLQPRNSEAKCEYMNLLQKVLSHTIESSLFVEESRQLLSYALIHPATTLDDRNSLAMWLNHLEEHLSSRPPPPGPYHHARQGSDEWPGSAESLEPSYNWQENLPSTCSSPAGQNGHMPFPGTGGVTSPVNNSSNTAGFSGQVQPSPMKPSMSLTPVNQPACCSDWLNQDEGGGCQGVAGAEHAPLSPQSSVASSGSEQTEEQSNTRNTFHEDGSGMKDVPVWLKSLRLHKYASLFSQMTYEEMMILTEQHLESHNVTKGARHKIALSIQKLRERQSILKSLEKDILEGGNVRNALQELQQIIITPIKAYALPTAAQKEVEPGVIPGDKAANPGEEKETEGFQTHNPPPCDGESSPAPISDGDIAGQFTRVMGKVCTQLLVSRPDEENISCYLQLIEKCLTHEAFTETQKKRLLSWKQQVLKLLRLFPRKTMMDSGVYRRGWPAYGSNSLPTAGSVSAGLGRRGQRSFQMPPRGAPPPGRLGLMTAAGLTGVSPRHVLANPAAVTAQGRQNLWFGNPGGSNSMPSQSRSSVQRTHSLPVHTSPQTMLLFQQQECQVPGTDLEINPTLESLCLSMTEHALGDGMDRTSTI
- the LOC127421824 gene encoding protein Smaug homolog 2-like isoform X3, translated to MNLLQKVLSHTIESSLFVEESRQLLSYALIHPATTLDDRNSLAMWLNHLEEHLSSRPPPPGPYHHARQGSDEWPGSAESLEPSYNWQENLPSTCSSPAGQNGHMPFPGTGGVTSPVNNSSNTAGFSGQVQPSPMKPSMSLTPVNQPACCSDWLNQDEGGGCQGVAGAEHAPLSPQSSVASSGSEQTEEQSNTRNTFHEDGSGMKDVPVWLKSLRLHKYASLFSQMTYEEMMILTEQHLESHNVTKGARHKIALSIQKLRERQSILKSLEKDILEGGNVRNALQELQQIIITPIKAYALPTAAQKEVEPGVIPGDKAANPGEEKETEGFQTHNPPPCDGESSPAPISDGDIAGQFTRVMGKVCTQLLVSRPDEENISCYLQLIEKCLTHEAFTETQKKRLLSWKQQVLKLLRLFPRKTMMDSGVYRRGWPAYGSNSLPTAGSVSAGLGRRGQRSFQMPPRGAPPPGRLGLMTAAGLTGVSPRHVLANPAAVTAQGRQNLWFGNPGGSNSMPSQSRSSVQRTHSLPVHTSPQTMLLFQQQECQVPGTDLEINPTLESLCLSMTEHALGDGMDRTSTI